In Ahaetulla prasina isolate Xishuangbanna chromosome 6, ASM2864084v1, whole genome shotgun sequence, a single window of DNA contains:
- the SSR3 gene encoding translocon-associated protein subunit gamma, protein MAPKGSSGGARQQSEEELLLQDFSRNLSAKSSALFFGNAFIVSAIPIWLYWRIWHMDLFQSAVLYTVMTLVSTYLVAFAYKNVKFVLKHKVAQKREDAVSKEVTRKLSEADNRKMSRKEKDERILWKKNEVADYEATTFSIFYNNTLFLVLIIVASFFVLKNFNPTVNYILSISVSSGLIALLSTGSK, encoded by the exons atGGCTCCCAAGGGTAGTAGCGGCGGGGCTCGTCAGCAGTCGGAAGAGGAGCTGCTCCTGCAAGATTTCAGCCGCAACCTCTCAGCCAAGTCCTCGGCGCTGTTCTTCGGCAACGCGTTCATCGTCTCGGCTATCCCGATAT GGCTTTACTGGCGGATCTGGCACATGGACCTCTTTCAGTCTGCAGTACTCTACACTGTAATGACCCTTGTCAGCACCTATTTGGTTGCTTTTGCTTACAAGAATGTGAAGTTTGTTCTTAAGCACAA GGTAGCCCAGAAGCGTGAAGATGCTGTTTCCAAAGAAGTGACCCGCAAACTTTCCGAAGCAGATAACAGGAAGATGTCACGAAAGGAGAAGGATGAGAG aattTTGTGGAAGAAGAATGAAGTGGCAGACTATGAAGCAACAACCTTCTCTATCTTTTACAATAACACCCTCTTCCTTGTCCTAATAATTGTTGCTTCCTTTTTTGTGTTGAAGAACTTCAACCCCACCGT AAATTACATCCTCTCCATCAGTGTTTCATCTGGACTGATCGCTTTATTATCTACAGGCTCAAAGTAG